The Microcebus murinus isolate Inina chromosome 4, M.murinus_Inina_mat1.0, whole genome shotgun sequence genome has a segment encoding these proteins:
- the NKAPD1 gene encoding uncharacterized protein NKAPD1 isoform X1 — MSRVPLGKVLLRNVIRHTDAHNKIQEESDMWKIRELEKQMEDDYHGTKRKMLPSSSSRMRSDGFDEESQRGYWRPKNDISGTLEDDFLKAKSWNKKFYDYEANMPDRWGHSGYKELYPEEFETDSSDQQDITNGKKTSPQVKSSTHESRKHKKSKKSHKKKQKKRSHKKQKKSKKEATDITADSSSEFSEETGASNSRKRKQPHKRKKKSRKKSLKKSASFLEAENDASQSDDSASSSSEESEERDTKKTKRKKRDKKVHIPVANNEIQERTNKRTNWKVATDERSAESSEDD; from the exons ATGTCCCGGGTTCCACTGGGGAAAGTCCTCCTGAGGAATGTCATCCGGCACACAGATGCTCACAATAAG ATTCAGGAGGAATCAGATATGTGGAAAATAAGAGAACTGGAGAAACAGATGGAAGATGATTACCATGGGactaaaaggaaaatgttacCCAGCAGTTCAAG CCGGATGCGTAGTGATGGTTTTGATGAAGAAAGTCAAAGAGGCTATTGGAGGCCAAAGAATGACATTTCTGGGACACTGGAAGATGATTTTCTTAAGGCTAAATCCTGGAACAAGAAGTTTTATGATTATGAAGCTAATATGCCAGACAG ATGGGGCCACAGTGGTTATAAAGAGTTATACCCTGAAGAATTTGAAACAGACAG tAGTGATCAGCAAGACATTACCAATGGGAAAAAAACATCTCCCCAGGTAAAGTCATCTACCCATGAATCCCGCAAACACAAGAAGTCAAAGAAATCCcataaaaaaaagcagaaaaaaaggtcacacaaaaaacagaagaaaagcaaaaaggaagCCACGGATATAACAGCAGATTCTTCAAGCGAGTTCTCAGAAGAAACTGGGGCTTCGAATAGCAGGAAAAGGAAACAACCACATAAGCGCAAGAAAAAATCCAGGAAAAAGTCTCTCAAAAAATCTGCTTCATTCTTAGAGGCAGAAAATGATGCTTCCCAGTCAGATGATTCAGCATCCAGCAGTTCTGAGGAAAGTGAGGAAAGAGACACtaagaaaaccaaaaggaaaaagagagataaaaaagtCCATATCCCTGTAGCTAACAATGAAATACAGGAGAGGACAAATAAACGCACAAATTGGAAAGTGGCTACAGATGAAAGGTCTGCTGAGAGCTCAGAGGATGACTAA
- the TIMM8B gene encoding mitochondrial import inner membrane translocase subunit Tim8 B — protein MRRHTRRKVRILLLTMAELGEADEAELQRLVAAEQQKAQFTAQVHHFMELCWDKCVEKPGNRLDSRTENCLSSCVDRFIDTTLAITSRFAQIVQKGGQ, from the exons ATGCGCAGACACACTCGTCGGAAGGTCAGGATCCTTTTGCTTACAATGGCGGAGCTGGGTGAAGCGGACGAGGCAGAGTTGCAGCGCCTGGTGGCGGCCGAACAGCAGAAGGCGCAGTTCACTGCACAG gtGCATCATTTCATGGAGCTATGCTGGGATAAATGTGTGGAGAAGCCAGGGAATCGCCTAGACTCTCGCACTGAAAATTGTCTCTCCAGCTGTGTGGACCGCTTCATTGACACCACTCTTGCCATCACCAGTCGGTTTGCCCAAATTGTGCAGAAAGGAGGACAGTAG
- the PIH1D2 gene encoding PIH1 domain-containing protein 2, whose protein sequence is MEMSSKVLLTQVTQFWNLLDDLAESDPEGYEKFIQQQLKEGKQLYAAPEPQLCLQTKILKPKEKILFINLCKWKRIPAPQSTAHPVPLSVGKPEDMTETSDAYTIIDVAYNPDVLQVAEKDQMKKSQLIQMTMKCIEEQLQFTLSHSYHITNFRIKGSIQRMKQNLMGIQADSTDLREKMKKELTLEQIKSTTVNNPDHFSQLLLPKDQVSGKAKCLIEEISSSEIQVEMKIPVYELKIVQDQNEKPLKIELKVELPGINSVSLCDLNVSEDDLLIEVSRKYRLHLNLPEAIDTEMTTAKFIKEKSTLIITMPLV, encoded by the exons ATGGAGATGTCTTCAAAGGTTCTGCTCACCCAAGTTACTCAGTTCTGGAACCTCCTAGATGATCTGGCTGAAAGTGACCCTGAGGGCTATGAGAAATTCATTCAACAGCAGCTGAAAGAGGGAAAACAACTCTATGCTGCCCCAGAACCACAGCTTTGTCTACAGACCAAGATCCTG aaaccaaaagaaaaaatactttttatcaaCTTATGTAAATGGAAAAGAATCCCAGCTCCCCAATCAACTGCTCATCCAGTACCTCTAAGTGTTGGCAAACCAGAAGATATGACTGAAACATCAG ATGCTTACACAATCATCGATGTTGCCTACAATCCTGACGTTCTTCAGGTAGCAGAAAAGgaccaaatgaaaaaaagtcagTTAATACAGATGACCATGAAATGCATTGAAGAGCAACTCCAGTTTACTCTCTCACACTCTTACCATATTACCAACTTTAGAATAAAAGGAAGCATtcaaagaatgaaacaaaatctGATGGGAATCCAAGCTGATTCCACAGatttaagagagaaaatgaaaaagg AACTAACTCTTGAACAGATAAAAAGCACTACTGTGAACAATCCAGATCATTTTTCTCAGCTCTTACTGCCAAAAGACCAAGTTTCAGGCAAAGCAAAATGTCTAATAGAAGAGATTTCCAGCAGTGAAATACAAGTTGAGATGAAGATACCAGTGTATGAATTAAAAATTGTGCAGGATCAGAATGAAAAACCTCTGAAAATTGAGTTGAAAGTTGAATTACCTGGTATTAATTCAGTCTCTCTCTGTGACCTTAATGTTTCTGAG gatGATTTACTGATTGAAGTCTCTAGGAAGTACAGATTACATCTGAATCTTCCAGAAGCTATTGATACTGAAATGACTACAGCAAAATTTATCAAAGAGAAATCTACACTAATCATCACAATGCCATTGGTATAA
- the NKAPD1 gene encoding uncharacterized protein NKAPD1 isoform X2, with translation MSRVPLGKVLLRNVIRHTDAHNKIQEESDMWKIRELEKQMEDDYHGTKRKMLPSSSSRMRSDGFDEESQRGYWRPKNDISGTLEDDFLKAKSWNKKFYDYEANMPDRWGHSGYKELYPEEFETDSDQQDITNGKKTSPQVKSSTHESRKHKKSKKSHKKKQKKRSHKKQKKSKKEATDITADSSSEFSEETGASNSRKRKQPHKRKKKSRKKSLKKSASFLEAENDASQSDDSASSSSEESEERDTKKTKRKKRDKKVHIPVANNEIQERTNKRTNWKVATDERSAESSEDD, from the exons ATGTCCCGGGTTCCACTGGGGAAAGTCCTCCTGAGGAATGTCATCCGGCACACAGATGCTCACAATAAG ATTCAGGAGGAATCAGATATGTGGAAAATAAGAGAACTGGAGAAACAGATGGAAGATGATTACCATGGGactaaaaggaaaatgttacCCAGCAGTTCAAG CCGGATGCGTAGTGATGGTTTTGATGAAGAAAGTCAAAGAGGCTATTGGAGGCCAAAGAATGACATTTCTGGGACACTGGAAGATGATTTTCTTAAGGCTAAATCCTGGAACAAGAAGTTTTATGATTATGAAGCTAATATGCCAGACAG ATGGGGCCACAGTGGTTATAAAGAGTTATACCCTGAAGAATTTGAAACAGACAG TGATCAGCAAGACATTACCAATGGGAAAAAAACATCTCCCCAGGTAAAGTCATCTACCCATGAATCCCGCAAACACAAGAAGTCAAAGAAATCCcataaaaaaaagcagaaaaaaaggtcacacaaaaaacagaagaaaagcaaaaaggaagCCACGGATATAACAGCAGATTCTTCAAGCGAGTTCTCAGAAGAAACTGGGGCTTCGAATAGCAGGAAAAGGAAACAACCACATAAGCGCAAGAAAAAATCCAGGAAAAAGTCTCTCAAAAAATCTGCTTCATTCTTAGAGGCAGAAAATGATGCTTCCCAGTCAGATGATTCAGCATCCAGCAGTTCTGAGGAAAGTGAGGAAAGAGACACtaagaaaaccaaaaggaaaaagagagataaaaaagtCCATATCCCTGTAGCTAACAATGAAATACAGGAGAGGACAAATAAACGCACAAATTGGAAAGTGGCTACAGATGAAAGGTCTGCTGAGAGCTCAGAGGATGACTAA